One Saccharopolyspora erythraea NRRL 2338 genomic region harbors:
- a CDS encoding Re/Si-specific NAD(P)(+) transhydrogenase subunit alpha, whose product MTAQQSSRPSVGVPGESLVGERRVALVPGVVERLRALGLDVVVEAGAGQRALIPDEAFTEAGASIGDAWSADVVVKVNPPTAEEVGRLAAGTTLIGFLAPLTEPETTERLRAAGVTAFAMESIPRISRAQSMDALSSQANVAGYRAVLLAASESTRFLPMLTTAAGTVKPATALVLGVGVAGLQALATAKRLGARTTGYDVRPEVADQVRSVGAKWLDLGIDATGEGGYARALGADEAAEQERRLGEAIAGFDIVVTTALVPGKPAPRLVSADAVRAMRPGSVVVDLAGATGGNCELSEPGRTVVAHDVTIAAPLNLPASMPEHASELYARNVHALLELLVTDGRLAPDFGDEVLAASCVTRQEEA is encoded by the coding sequence ATGACGGCACAGCAGAGCAGCAGGCCCAGCGTCGGCGTGCCGGGTGAGTCGCTGGTGGGTGAGCGCCGGGTGGCGCTGGTCCCCGGGGTCGTGGAGCGGCTGCGCGCGTTGGGGCTGGACGTCGTGGTCGAAGCGGGCGCCGGGCAGCGGGCCCTGATCCCCGACGAGGCGTTCACCGAGGCCGGCGCGAGCATCGGCGACGCGTGGTCGGCCGACGTCGTGGTGAAGGTCAACCCGCCGACCGCCGAGGAGGTCGGCAGGCTCGCAGCCGGGACCACCCTCATCGGCTTCCTCGCCCCGCTGACCGAGCCGGAGACCACCGAGCGGCTGCGCGCGGCCGGGGTCACCGCGTTCGCGATGGAGTCCATCCCCCGCATCTCGCGGGCGCAGTCGATGGACGCCCTGTCGTCGCAGGCCAACGTCGCCGGATACCGCGCGGTCCTGCTCGCGGCCAGCGAGTCGACCCGGTTCCTGCCGATGCTGACCACGGCCGCGGGCACCGTGAAACCCGCGACGGCGCTGGTGCTCGGCGTCGGCGTCGCCGGGTTGCAGGCGCTGGCCACGGCCAAGCGGCTGGGGGCCCGCACCACCGGCTACGACGTGCGTCCCGAGGTCGCCGACCAGGTGCGCTCGGTCGGCGCCAAGTGGCTCGACCTGGGCATCGACGCCACCGGTGAGGGCGGCTACGCCCGCGCGCTGGGCGCCGACGAGGCCGCCGAGCAGGAACGCAGGCTCGGCGAGGCGATCGCCGGCTTCGACATCGTGGTCACCACCGCCCTGGTGCCCGGCAAACCGGCGCCGCGGCTGGTCTCGGCCGACGCGGTGCGGGCGATGCGGCCGGGCAGCGTGGTCGTCGACCTCGCCGGTGCGACCGGCGGCAACTGCGAGCTGTCCGAGCCGGGCCGGACCGTGGTCGCCCACGACGTCACGATCGCCGCGCCGCTCAACCTGCCCGCCTCGATGCCCGAGCACGCCAGCGAGCTCTACGCCAGGAACGTGCACGCCCTGCTGGAACTGCTGGTGACCGACGGCCGCCTGGCACCGGACTTCGGCGACGAGGTGCTGGCGGCCTCCTGCGTCACACGTCAGGAGGAGGCGTAG
- a CDS encoding NAD(P) transhydrogenase subunit alpha: protein MFLANLAILVLAGFVGFAVISKVPNTLHTPLMSGTNAIHGIVLLGGVVVLGSGVDSALSRALAVVAIVFGTINVVGGFLVTDRMLGMFKQRRSDAGKETER from the coding sequence ATGTTCCTGGCCAATCTGGCGATCCTGGTGCTGGCGGGCTTCGTCGGCTTCGCGGTGATCTCGAAGGTCCCCAACACGCTGCACACGCCGCTGATGTCGGGCACCAACGCCATCCACGGCATCGTGCTGCTGGGCGGCGTGGTCGTGCTGGGGTCCGGTGTGGACAGCGCGCTCAGCCGGGCCCTGGCGGTGGTCGCGATCGTGTTCGGAACCATCAACGTGGTCGGCGGTTTCCTGGTCACCGACCGGATGCTGGGCATGTTCAAGCAGCGCCGGTCCGACGCCGGGAAGGAGACCGAGCGGTGA
- a CDS encoding NAD(P)(+) transhydrogenase (Re/Si-specific) subunit beta has translation MSELQAVLYIASFGMFIYGLMGLTGPRTAVRGNWIAAAGMVVAVVATLITPGLQDGWLIGLGIAAGVVLGVPAARRVKMTAMPQMVALFNGVGGGAVALTAWVEFRESGGFAGEPAYVTVASLFAAIVGSVSFWGSLIAFGKLQELLPGRPVTLGRAQIPVNVVLVLAAVGCAVAIGTGVRAEVLVVGVLVFAALAGVAVVLPIGGADMPVVVSLLNAFTGLSAAAAGLALDNTAMIVAGMIVGASGSILTDQMAKAMNRSIPSIVAGGFGGGALATAETGAGGGSVRATSAADVAIQLAYADQVIVVPGYGMAVAQAQHTVQDMAKLLEGKRVEVNYAIHPVAGRMPGHMNVLLAEADVPYDRLKDMDEINEQFARTDVALVIGANDVTNPAARSDPGSPIYGMPVLNVDQARTVIVLKRSMRAGFAGIDNPLYADPRTAMLFGDAKSSVGEIIEELKAL, from the coding sequence GTGAGCGAGCTGCAGGCGGTGCTCTACATCGCGTCCTTCGGCATGTTCATCTACGGCCTGATGGGGCTCACCGGTCCGCGCACCGCGGTGCGCGGCAACTGGATCGCCGCGGCCGGCATGGTCGTGGCGGTCGTAGCGACGCTGATCACCCCCGGTCTCCAGGACGGGTGGCTGATCGGGCTCGGCATCGCGGCGGGCGTGGTGCTCGGCGTGCCCGCGGCGCGCCGCGTGAAGATGACCGCGATGCCGCAGATGGTGGCGCTGTTCAACGGCGTCGGCGGCGGCGCGGTGGCGCTCACGGCGTGGGTGGAGTTCCGCGAGTCCGGCGGCTTCGCGGGCGAACCCGCCTACGTGACGGTCGCGTCGCTGTTCGCCGCGATCGTCGGGTCGGTGTCGTTCTGGGGCTCGCTGATCGCCTTCGGCAAGCTCCAGGAGCTCCTGCCGGGCAGGCCGGTCACGCTGGGCCGGGCGCAGATCCCGGTCAACGTCGTGCTGGTGCTGGCGGCGGTGGGCTGCGCGGTCGCGATCGGGACCGGTGTGCGCGCCGAGGTGCTGGTCGTCGGGGTGCTGGTGTTCGCCGCGCTGGCCGGTGTCGCGGTCGTGCTCCCGATCGGCGGCGCGGACATGCCGGTCGTGGTGTCGCTGCTCAACGCCTTCACGGGCCTGTCGGCCGCCGCGGCCGGGCTCGCGCTGGACAACACCGCGATGATCGTAGCGGGCATGATCGTCGGTGCCTCCGGTTCGATCCTCACCGACCAGATGGCCAAAGCGATGAACCGCTCGATCCCGTCGATCGTGGCGGGTGGCTTCGGCGGCGGAGCCCTGGCCACCGCCGAGACCGGCGCGGGCGGCGGCAGCGTGCGCGCGACCAGTGCGGCCGACGTGGCGATCCAGCTCGCCTACGCCGACCAAGTGATCGTCGTGCCCGGCTACGGGATGGCCGTCGCCCAGGCCCAGCACACCGTGCAGGACATGGCGAAGCTGCTGGAGGGCAAGCGGGTGGAGGTCAACTACGCCATCCACCCGGTCGCCGGGCGCATGCCGGGGCACATGAACGTCCTGCTCGCCGAGGCCGACGTGCCCTACGACCGGCTCAAGGACATGGACGAGATCAACGAGCAGTTCGCGCGCACCGACGTGGCGCTGGTGATCGGCGCGAACGACGTCACCAACCCCGCCGCCCGCAGCGACCCGGGCTCACCGATCTACGGCATGCCGGTGCTCAACGTCGACCAGGCCAGGACGGTCATCGTGCTCAAGCGGTCGATGCGGGCCGGCTTCGCCGGGATCGACAACCCGCTCTACGCCGATCCGCGCACCGCGATGCTCTTCGGCGACGCGAAGTCCTCGGTCGGCGAGATCATCGAGGAGCTCAAGGCGCTGTAG
- a CDS encoding alpha/beta fold hydrolase, translating to MSTCAEATTWRLPQRVRVSGGEVATGVWGEGPPVVLVHGTPAWSFLWRDVVAELAGHHTVHVWDMLGFGESIADPGVTPSIARQARTLAELVEHWGLDEPSLVGHDIGGGVVLRAHLLEAVPVRGLALVDAAVIGPWNTTFTEHMQRHAEVYRTMPEHVFGDIVAARLRTATHRPMSEDVAAGYLAPWAGAAGQGRWIDQVAAVSCEDTREVVARLDRITAPTLVLWGERDEWLAPSAGDRLAAAIPGARRETIEAAGHFLPEDAPRRTARALLRHLGPASAAGR from the coding sequence ATGAGCACGTGCGCGGAGGCCACGACCTGGCGACTGCCGCAGCGGGTCCGCGTGTCGGGCGGTGAGGTCGCCACCGGGGTCTGGGGCGAAGGGCCGCCGGTGGTGCTGGTCCACGGCACCCCGGCGTGGTCGTTCCTGTGGCGCGACGTGGTGGCGGAGCTGGCCGGCCACCACACCGTCCACGTGTGGGACATGCTCGGTTTCGGCGAGTCCATCGCCGATCCGGGGGTGACGCCGTCGATCGCCCGGCAGGCCCGCACGCTCGCCGAGCTCGTGGAGCACTGGGGACTCGACGAGCCGAGCTTGGTCGGCCACGACATCGGCGGCGGGGTCGTGCTGCGCGCACACCTGCTCGAAGCCGTCCCGGTCCGCGGGCTGGCGCTGGTGGACGCGGCGGTGATCGGGCCGTGGAACACGACGTTCACCGAGCACATGCAGCGCCACGCCGAGGTCTACCGGACCATGCCCGAGCACGTCTTCGGAGACATCGTCGCGGCGCGTCTGCGCACGGCGACCCACCGGCCGATGTCCGAGGACGTCGCCGCCGGCTACCTGGCGCCGTGGGCCGGGGCCGCCGGGCAGGGGCGCTGGATCGACCAGGTCGCCGCGGTGAGTTGCGAGGACACCCGCGAGGTCGTGGCGCGCCTGGACCGGATCACCGCGCCGACGCTCGTGCTCTGGGGCGAGCGCGACGAGTGGCTAGCCCCGTCTGCCGGTGACCGGCTGGCAGCCGCGATCCCCGGTGCGCGCCGGGAGACGATCGAAGCAGCCGGCCACTTCCTGCCCGAGGACGCCCCGCGGCGCACGGCACGGGCGCTGCTGCGCCACCTCGGACCGGCATCCGCGGCCGGACGGTAG
- a CDS encoding RluA family pseudouridine synthase, which translates to MRVDAGLSKLLGLSRTIVAGLAESGDVVLDGTPAGKSDRLVAGAWLEVTLPPAEQPLEVVAVPVEGLRILHQDDDIVVVDKPIGVAVHPSPGWEGPTVVGGLAAAGVRIATSGASERQGVVHRLDAGTTGVMVVAKSEHAYSTLKRAFKERTVDKRYHALVQGHPDPSRGTIDAPIDRHPRHDYKFAVVAGGKPSITHYETVEAFRAASLVDVKLETGRTHQIRVHFAAVRHPCVGDLTYGADPVLARRVGLSRQWLHARSLGFEHPSDGRWVSFDSDYPADLAHAVDVLRDADG; encoded by the coding sequence ATGCGCGTGGACGCCGGGCTGTCCAAGCTGCTCGGGCTCTCGCGCACCATCGTGGCGGGCCTGGCCGAATCCGGTGACGTGGTGCTCGACGGCACGCCCGCGGGCAAGTCCGACCGGCTGGTGGCCGGTGCGTGGCTTGAGGTGACGCTGCCCCCGGCGGAGCAGCCGCTGGAGGTCGTCGCGGTGCCGGTCGAGGGCCTGCGGATCCTGCACCAGGACGACGACATCGTCGTGGTCGACAAGCCCATCGGCGTGGCCGTGCACCCCAGTCCCGGCTGGGAGGGGCCCACGGTGGTCGGCGGCCTGGCCGCGGCCGGCGTGCGGATCGCGACCTCCGGCGCCTCCGAGCGCCAGGGCGTGGTGCACCGGCTCGACGCGGGCACGACCGGCGTGATGGTGGTGGCCAAGAGCGAGCACGCCTACTCGACGCTCAAACGCGCGTTCAAGGAGCGCACCGTCGACAAGCGCTACCACGCGCTGGTGCAGGGCCACCCCGACCCCAGCCGCGGCACGATCGACGCGCCGATCGACCGGCATCCGCGCCACGACTACAAGTTCGCCGTCGTCGCGGGTGGCAAGCCGAGCATCACCCACTACGAGACCGTCGAGGCGTTCCGGGCGGCCTCACTGGTGGACGTCAAGCTGGAGACCGGCCGCACCCACCAGATCCGGGTGCACTTCGCCGCGGTCCGCCACCCCTGCGTCGGAGACCTGACCTACGGCGCGGACCCGGTGCTGGCCCGGCGGGTCGGGCTCAGCAGGCAGTGGCTGCACGCCAGAAGCCTGGGGTTCGAGCACCCGTCCGACGGGCGGTGGGTGAGCTTCGACAGCGACTACCCCGCGGACCTCGCGCACGCCGTCGACGTGCTGCGCGACGCCGACGGCTGA
- the lspA gene encoding signal peptidase II — MADVSSDQSEPERPATAQGARDADTRTGAERGVAAETEAVPASAGTEAGAERDAGTSAEAGATEETPAGPNPRRLLALVFAIAAVALGLDIATKVAVVANLEGGPPVPILGGVVYLDVFRNPGAAFSLATGMTWLLALLAIVVVGVIVWLARKLRSTGWAIGLGLVLGGACGNLVDRFFRAPGPMQGHVVDFISVFAPGGQYYPVFNLADSAIVCGGALVVLLSLLGRDYDGTVHRGKRKQAGS; from the coding sequence ATGGCCGACGTGAGCAGCGACCAGTCCGAACCCGAGCGGCCCGCGACGGCGCAGGGCGCGCGCGACGCCGACACCCGCACCGGTGCCGAGCGCGGCGTCGCGGCCGAGACCGAGGCCGTCCCGGCCTCGGCAGGCACCGAAGCCGGGGCCGAACGCGACGCCGGCACCAGTGCCGAGGCCGGTGCGACCGAGGAGACTCCGGCCGGTCCGAACCCCAGGCGCCTGCTGGCGCTGGTGTTCGCCATCGCCGCCGTCGCGCTGGGGCTCGACATCGCCACCAAGGTCGCGGTCGTGGCCAATCTGGAGGGCGGCCCGCCGGTGCCGATCCTGGGCGGCGTGGTCTACCTGGACGTCTTCCGCAACCCGGGCGCGGCGTTCTCGCTGGCCACCGGCATGACGTGGCTGCTCGCGCTGCTGGCCATCGTGGTCGTCGGCGTGATCGTCTGGCTGGCCCGCAAGCTGCGCTCGACCGGCTGGGCGATCGGCCTCGGCCTGGTGCTGGGCGGCGCCTGCGGCAACCTCGTCGACCGGTTCTTCCGGGCCCCCGGCCCGATGCAGGGCCACGTCGTGGACTTCATCTCGGTCTTCGCCCCGGGCGGGCAGTACTACCCGGTGTTCAACCTCGCCGACTCGGCGATCGTCTGCGGCGGCGCCCTGGTCGTGCTGCTGTCGCTGCTGGGCCGCGACTACGACGGCACCGTGCACCGGGGCAAGCGGAAGCAGGCGGGGTCGTGA